The following coding sequences are from one Desulfurella sp. window:
- a CDS encoding bifunctional adenosylcobinamide kinase/adenosylcobinamide-phosphate guanylyltransferase, which produces MNALFIGPNKSGKSRLALEYTLKIAQTKPYFIATGIAVDEEMKKKIELHKKERKNSFITIEEPLFIYEKLQSIKEYKLLDCLSFWVSNMLLSNKENEIENTAHNISKIQNCVFVINEVGACVIPDNELARKFAHYNGIVAQIIAKNCDEVFLCSAGISIKIK; this is translated from the coding sequence ATGAATGCGCTTTTTATTGGTCCAAATAAAAGTGGCAAATCCCGACTTGCATTGGAATATACACTTAAAATTGCCCAAACAAAACCATATTTTATTGCAACAGGGATTGCAGTTGACGAAGAAATGAAAAAAAAGATTGAACTTCACAAAAAAGAACGAAAAAACAGTTTTATTACAATAGAAGAACCACTTTTTATCTATGAAAAGCTACAATCTATAAAAGAATACAAGCTACTTGATTGCCTGAGTTTTTGGGTTAGCAATATGTTATTGAGCAATAAGGAAAATGAAATTGAAAATACAGCACATAATATATCAAAAATTCAAAATTGTGTATTTGTAATAAATGAAGTAGGAGCTTGCGTTATACCTGACAATGAACTTGCAAGAAAGTTTGCTCATTACAATGGGATTGTTGCTCAAATTATAGCCAAAAACTGCGATGAAGTGTTTTTATGTTCAGCAGGTATTAGTATAAAAATCAAATGA
- the cbiB gene encoding adenosylcobinamide-phosphate synthase CbiB, whose amino-acid sequence MWISLLNSYSFLAFCAFIVDYIFGSIKLKYHPVVLIGKFISFFERHFYKDSIKAGVIIFIITNLLALCFVGFIYIILPKIYWYVFEIGLSGILIANNMLYKEVKKVVLSGNPRQKLRYLVSRDVDSLSESDVYKACIETYAENINDAVIAPLFYLLLFGLWGLIVYKCTNTLDSMIGYRNARYEKFGKISARADDVLNFIPARLTALIVLFLNKKLNYIKNISTLSRYYTSPNSVYPIGAFAYALEVCLGGPTSYFGRVVFKPTLGFNKCKLDESDVFRALRQKNKIDLAIVLILVFLVIIENWRIFIR is encoded by the coding sequence ATGTGGATAAGTTTATTAAACTCCTATAGTTTTTTAGCCTTTTGCGCATTTATTGTGGATTATATTTTTGGATCAATAAAATTAAAATACCACCCAGTTGTTTTGATAGGTAAGTTTATAAGTTTTTTTGAAAGGCATTTTTACAAAGATAGCATAAAAGCAGGAGTAATTATTTTTATAATTACAAACTTATTGGCACTTTGTTTTGTTGGATTTATCTATATTATTTTACCAAAAATATACTGGTATGTTTTTGAGATAGGTCTATCTGGTATTTTGATTGCAAACAATATGCTTTATAAAGAAGTCAAAAAAGTTGTCCTTTCTGGTAACCCGAGGCAAAAACTCAGGTATTTGGTTAGCCGCGATGTTGATAGTCTAAGTGAATCCGATGTTTACAAAGCCTGTATCGAAACTTATGCAGAAAACATAAATGACGCAGTTATTGCTCCGTTATTTTACCTATTGCTTTTTGGTTTGTGGGGGCTTATAGTTTATAAATGCACAAATACACTTGATTCAATGATAGGCTATAGAAACGCTCGTTATGAAAAATTTGGCAAAATTAGCGCAAGGGCTGATGATGTTTTAAACTTCATTCCAGCCAGATTAACTGCATTAATTGTGCTTTTTTTAAACAAAAAACTTAACTACATTAAAAATATTTCAACACTATCAAGATACTATACAAGTCCAAACTCAGTTTATCCAATAGGAGCTTTTGCATATGCCCTTGAAGTTTGTCTTGGTGGTCCTACAAGTTATTTTGGTAGAGTAGTTTTTAAACCAACGCTTGGTTTTAATAAATGCAAACTCGATGAATCTGATGTATTTAGAGCACTTAGGCAAAAAAATAAAATAGATTTAGCAATTGTTTTGATATTGGTGTTTTTAGTTATAATAGAAAACTGGAGGATTTTTATTCGATGA